The sequence TCTAGCATATATCTAGTTGTGCAAGCAGCTTACCTAGCAGTCATGCAGAGCACGACTACGTACGTACTCGAGGCATAAATTGAGCACGTACCGCTACGTTCTCATtgtgtatgtactccctccgttccgaattacttgtcgcacgtatggatgtatctagatgtattttagttctaaatacatccatttcagcgacgagtaatttggaacggagagagtacttcgTAGGAATGAAAAGGGAGGGATCGAGCACAATGTGCCACTTGCCAATATCTTGAAGGGAATCTGCAACTTGCCATCAGTTGGTCAAATGCTTATCGTACCGCCACAATATACCATTCGTCCCGTTTGAATGAATAGGCCGGCCACCTTAATTAGTGCTTGCCTAGTTGGCCAGCTGCACGCGTGCGAAACAGGCCGGCACTGACCTGACCACTACTCCAGTGTATGGGTACGTACGTAGTCAGTCAATGCCGTGGCCGCTGCCGCTTCCGACGAGCTAAAACGGAACCACCCCGGCCGGCCGGGAAGTTTCATTCAATATAATCATTGCATTCGCAGGAGCCGGATGGTGGAATATACAAAATAATTTTCTTAGTTTCGAGTGAAACCAATGAATGGACGACGATCCAGACCGAGCAAAATTTCCAATGACCGAAACTCTAACAAGCTAGCTATAGCTATGAATTCGTAATACAAGATCGCCCAATGAACCTATATACGCCATATTTACATGTCCATTAATTCACGCATTAGGAAACGAAGCGTATCTCCTTCTTTCCAGCCTAGACGAACAGCTGGAGCAAGACGGGCGGCGGCTGGTCGGCGGCGGCATGGTGCCCCGCCACCTCCTGATCCGGCAGCAGCGCGACCCAGCGATCGTCGGCGCCGCGCGGCGCCATCTGCTCACGGTGCCGCCTCATGTGCCCTCCGAGCGCCTGTCCCATCTCGAAGCCGAGCCCGCAGATGTGGCACTCGTGTTGTTTCTCCTCGCGCTTTTTCCGTTCCTTGATGGCTCTGGCGACGCCGACGCCGAGCTCCAGCCCGTGGCGGCCGCGGAGGTGGCTGGTCCGGTGCCCGCCCAGCGCCTGGAACGTCGCGAAGGTCCGGCCGCACGTCTTGCACACGAACTCCCCCTCCCCCGACGTCGCCACCACGGCGCCCCTCCTGCGcttggccggcgcaccggcgcccgAGTCGGAAGACGTCCCGGCGGAAGGCGCCGAGTCCGTGCCCAGGGACAGCGCCAGCGACATGGTTGGTTTTGGTTCCTCCTCCCTCGCGCGCTTCATCCCAGCCTCAGTGGATTGGTTTGTGGATTTTGATCCCTCGATTTCCCGTCCTTCGTGGGCTTCCCCAGCTTAACTTGCTGTCGTGTGAGAGAAGAAGCGGGAAAGAATGTTGATCCGACGGGGCGGCGTGGTTATATATAGGTTTACGACGCGGTAGCGTGGGTGCCAAGTTGGTGGGGGTATGGCAGACAAACCGCCATTTTGTTTGCTTCCACTGAAAAGCAATTGTGATGACACCGCACGGCGTAGTTTACTTACCGAGTGCGCAGCTTTGGTCCTATCTTAAGTAAACCAAATGCTCGATCACCTGTGGGCCCCTAAAAACTAGTGCTAGTAATTACCTTGCCGCGTGAGTAATTACATGCATGATTTGGATGCTTGCCCGTGAAAATACTCAGTATCTTGCACGCATGGATGGTGAAGACTTGGTCGTTGACCTGCATGCCCAGGACATGGACGTGGACGTGGACGGACTGCATGTATCTCGAGTTGACTGGCTTCAGTTTGAACAGGCATAACCGTGTCGACTGTCAAGACTCGCGAGGGACGTCGTTGCTGCATGCACTTTGTCTTTATCCAAACCTGCATAAGCCATGGACGAAGCTCGTCCGAACCAGCTGGCCAGTATCCAAGAACCAACTGGGAGCAACGTCGCTCAGGACATGAAGTAAGCCAGATTATAGCACATGTATATATACGGCTACCACACCGCCCATTATCCTCTCTCTAGCCGGTATGAATACCTGTACCGTTCATACCTACTGGCAGTGGAAGTGAGTTGGTGCCTAACCGAAATATGCAAGTCTTGTTGGCTAAGAAAATCATGGTTGATGACCAATTAACCGAAGCACCTCATATTCGATGATGTGCCCGGGCACACCCTTAAAAAAAGTCGAGTCCGTCAATGCGACGGGAGGAAATTGCCTAGCACGTCGCTCTCGCAATGTGCAGTGCACCTGAGGATATATGCATGTAGCATGTGCAACAGCGTCGCGGTTTCTTGCAGGGCAGCAGGGTACGTGGACTAGGTTGAGATTTTTGTAATGGGTCGGCATTGCACGCATGGGCACAAGCTAACAAAACCGACTACTGTGCTGCTTTGGTTCGATCACTTTAGTGGAGCGGTGTAAGTACTAATTTGTGTTTTCCCCTTTTCCAGAGAGCGAGAGCAAGTAAGCACCGACGTACGTGTGTGTTCTATGACAGTATTGGATGTTCCATTTCAGCTGTACCAATTTGATAAATATATTGTGATAAATGTATTTTGTATGGCAGTAACTTATCTGACTAATTCCAGATTATGTGTGTTCATAATGTGTGCTGCACATATAAGGTCAAATGGGGATCCAAATTAACATGGTCTGCTCGTATGGTTAATTTTTTTGTGATATGTGTAAGCCAATTTTGGTGGCCAAGTGCACCCCTGCTTGTTGTCAGACTTGTGGTATTGACATGTAATGAATTGGATGGAAAAGGAAAAGGCAAATTGGGATGCACAACTTGTGTGTAAGTTGCTGAACATGCATTATTTATGATTGAAATGGACCGGCACTGGCCTGACAACGAGTGTATATGTACGTAGTACAAGGGCGTACACACCAAGGCGACACGGCCGTACGTGTACGTAATCAGTCACTGCCATGGGCAGTACACACGGCATGCTGGAAGCATATATTGATCAAATGTACGTATTCGTGGAACCGCAATCTGATGGGTCCAAGGGGAGATTTCTGATCACAGCAAGAGAGATCCATTGAATCATTGCATTCGCATGAGTGGGacgcatcactagtagaaaaagaggcttccgtccagccccattagtcgcgaaactgtaggaaccgcgactaatgaagtctttagtcgcggttcggcagatgaaccgcgaccaaatgcctgggcccagggcgctcgcgggctttagtcgcggttggccaggccaaccgcgactaaaggtgcccaaaggcctttagtcgcaaaatctctctgaaatttgtaaaaatgggcataacttttgcatactaactcggatgaaaaagttttttatatgaaaaatcatctactcgaaaagttacatccaaatttaactgggggaaccccgttaaacattttcaaaatcctcaaaaacctaatagaaaaaaagttacggggcttgtaagatctagagtggaaaaaattgaaaaatattcaaacagtgggcaaactatggtcaaacaatggtcaaactaattattctagaatattagtgttactaaataattattttaattatttcaattttggtcaaatctggtcaaactgtggtcaaactgtggtcaaacaatggtcaaactaattattcaagaaatattagtgttactaaataattattgttttttaaaacaatagtttcaaactcaaacagtgaaatgtgccacttcatgctcaagcaaaattcctgaaggttaataggattgacatcttattattgtcaggaaaacaacaagtgcagacttggagcgtgggagaatagaacccgaaagttaagcgtgcttgggctggagtagtgagagggatgggtgaccggttgggaagttagatgatttggaatgatgaggggtgataaaagaataaattgagaagtgacgaggggtggtgattagagactagaggttaaaataattcagaaatttgaaaaaaaaattcatttttttttcaaaaacctgtggcggcctttagtcgcggttagccacaagaaccgcgactaaaggtcctccgcccacgtggacgggcctttagtcgcggttcttaagcaaccgcgactaaaggggggggcctttagtcgcgtccgtctggtcgcggttgcgcaaccgcgattaatggcagttgcgaaccgcgaccaaaggccctttttccaccagtgcatGGTCGGACGAACAAAATAATTTTCTTCTATGCACGATTCAGACCGAGCAAAATTCCCAACAACCGAAACTCGAATGAGCTATATATGAATTCGTGATTACAGTATACACTATGTCATTACTAGTATTTACACGTCCGTCGACGCATTAGGAAACAGAAGCGTATCTTCTTTCAGCTAGTTGCCTAGGTGAACAGGTCGAGCAGGACGGGCGGCTGGTCGGCGGCGGCATGGTGCCCCGCCACCTCCTGACCCGGCAGCAGCGCGACCCAGCGATAGTCGGCGCCGTGCAGGGCCATCTGCTCACGGTGCCGCCTCATGTGCCCCCCCAGCGCCTGGTCCATCTCGAAGCCCAGCCTGATGTGACACTGGTGTTGTTTCTCCTCGCGTTTTTTCCGTTCCTTGATGGCTCTGGTGACGCCGACGCCGAGCTCCAGCCCGTGGCGGCCGCGGAGGTGGCTGGTCCGGTGCCCGCCCAGCGCCTGGAACGTAGCGAAGGCCCGGCCGCACGTCTTGCACACGAACTCCCCCTCCCCCGAGGTTACCACCACGGCGCCCCTCCTGCGcttggccggcgcaccggcgcccgAGTCGGAAGACGTCCCGGCGGAAGGCGCCGAGTCCGTGCTGAGGGACAGCGCCAGCGACACAGTTGCCTCCTCCTCCATCGTGTGCTTCATCCCGGCTCCCATGAATTCGCTTGTGGATTTTGATCCCTCGATTTCCTCCGGTCCTTCCACAGCTTAGTTTGTCTGTGGTCTGAGAGAACTAAGAAGCGAGAAGGAATGTTGATCGGCCGGGGCGGCGTAGTTATATATAGGTTTACGACGAGGTGCCGTGGGTGCCAAGTTGGTGGGGTATGGCAAACAAACCGCCATTTTGTTAGCTTGGACTGAGGGTCTACTCCACCCTAAGTAAACCATTGTGATGACATCGCACGGCGTACGTAATTTACTTACCAAATGCTCGATCACCCGTGTGCCCCTAAAAACTAGTGCTTGTAATTGCCTTGCCGCGTGAGTGCTAGGTTCaga comes from Triticum aestivum cultivar Chinese Spring chromosome 5B, IWGSC CS RefSeq v2.1, whole genome shotgun sequence and encodes:
- the LOC123117483 gene encoding zinc finger protein ZAT12-like, with product MKRAREEEPKPTMSLALSLGTDSAPSAGTSSDSGAGAPAKRRRGAVVATSGEGEFVCKTCGRTFATFQALGGHRTSHLRGRHGLELGVGVARAIKERKKREEKQHECHICGLGFEMGQALGGHMRRHREQMAPRGADDRWVALLPDQEVAGHHAAADQPPPVLLQLFV